A stretch of Oncorhynchus mykiss isolate Arlee chromosome 14, USDA_OmykA_1.1, whole genome shotgun sequence DNA encodes these proteins:
- the LOC110488710 gene encoding beta-klotho, whose amino-acid sequence MATYLFSLFLTVMVWRGDFCSLGEGRRQWQHPTTPEPFTQSQSFFHGTFPPGFLWGTGTSAFQTEGAWDCDGKGPSIWDNFTHSVPHRGDGSVADAASDGYNRWEEDVEALGYLGVRSYAFSLSWPRIFPDGVATGRPNRVAMEHYGRLLDRLLERGIEPVVTLFHWDLPQALQEHYGGWRNDTLVGLFDAYAAFCFRTYGGRVRYWITIHNPYLVAVQGYGTGVHAPGETGDATAPFNVAHNLIKAHAKVWHTYDTYFRPTQNGKVSIVLGSHWMEPKRDQATPVNIELCQQSMEAVLGWFANPIFRDGDYPASMRSTHRGLLPEFTPEEKHLVRGTADFFSLSFGPNNLRLGRSLAHYGQTVYPDMRRVLGWVRLEYGDLPVLVAEGGWFSAAAVEREDTDAIYLMKRFINQVLQAMVFDGVRVFGYTAWSLVDGFEWNYGYSVRRGLFYLDFSQANRTRVPKTTALFYRQVIKDNGFLSDEITGEVKGRFPCDFHWGVADSSLQVNFYPFSPQFTDPHLYSWNLTGDGALRPVQGVNLHIREAQCTDYLAISGHVSLFKSTGASHYLFALNWSLILAQGDLSNVDTEALRYYRCFLTELRKQGLEAVVTLYYPTNRVPLLGLPGPLHASGGWLNQSTVEAFQRYAALCYRELGPWVSYWITINEPNRLVDAYKIGEEQHLAAHNLLLAHAKAWRLYEREYLSQQGGLVSLALHADWVEPANPFLESHATAAQRFLLFELGRFLDPLLGGREGEGKSGRYPPEVRRYLEERARVMGLPGSPLPHFTAREKEELGGALGFIALNHFTTRLVSPRPQSPQTAPPNPQQPPDHGCLLMSDHTWASSGLEQAVVPWGLRRVLRWVKERYGGALPVVVTASGVDDQAPVNDLLRQHYIRNYLQEALKARQLDGVNLKGFYVWKLQDRHVPEFGLFTSSHHKSRPKASIAAYREIIERSGFPGNNVTSSCRIIDRRAVCSICARISENKLLLFFAACLLLTLAMLVGVVIVVVRGKRTRRRRRVGLPVCPIPLGRKCQPWERVSLQSVTDRIRVVRC is encoded by the exons ATGGCAACATACCTTTTCTCGCTCTTCCTGACAGTGATGGTCTGGCGCGGAGATTTCTGTTCCCTGGGGGAGGGCAGGAGGCAGTGGCAGCATCCCACCACCCCAGAGCCCTTCACCCAGAGCCAGTCCTTCTTCCATGGGACCTTCCCTCCAGGGTTCCTCTGGGGTACGGGGACCTCTGCCTTCCAGACCGAGGGGGCCTGGGACTGTGACGGTAAAGGCCCCTCAATCTGGGATAACTTCACCCACTCAGTCCCCCACCGAGGTGATGGAAGTGTCGCTGACGCGGCCAGTGACGGCTACAACCGCTGGGAGGAGGACGTTGAGGCGCTGGGGTACCTCGGGGTGCGCTCCTacgccttctccctctcctggcCCCGAATCTTCCCCGACGGTGTTGCCACAGGTCGGCCCAATAGGGTGGCTATGGAGCACTATGGGAGACTGCTCGACAGGCTCCTGGAGAGGGGAATTGAGCCGGTGGTCACCCTGTTCCATTGGGACCTTCCCCAGGCCCTGCAGGAGCACTACGGGGGGTGGAGGAATGACACCCTGGTGGGTTTGTTTGATGCATACGCTGCCTTCTGTTTTCGAACGTACGGGGGCCGTGTGAGGTACTGGATCACCATACACAACCCCTACCTGGTGGCAGTCCAGGGGTACGGGACAGGGGTGCACGCGCCTGGAGAGACAGGCGACGCCACCGCACCCTTTAATGTGGCCCACAACCTCATCAAG GCGCATGCCAAAGTATGGCACACCTATGACACCTACTTCCGGCCGACTCAGAATGGTAAAGTGTCCATCGTCTTGGGTTCCCATTGGATGGAGCCTAAGAGAGACCAAGCCACACCGGTCAATATTGAACTCTGCCAGCAGTCCATGGAGGCGGTGCTTGGCTGGTTCGCCAATCCCATCTTCAGGGATGGGGACTACCCAGCATCCATGAGATCCACCCACAGGGGGCTTCTGCCTGAGTTCACCCCAGAGGAGAAACACTTGGTGCGGGGAACGGCTGACTTCTTTTCCCTGTCCTTTGGGCCTAACAACCTGCGTCTGGGCCGGAGTCTAGCCCACTATGGGCAGACTGTGTACCCGGACATGAGGCGGGTGCTGGGCTGGGTGAGGCTGGAGTATGGGGACCTGCCTGTGCTGGTGGCGGAGGGGGGCTGGTTCTCAGCtgcagctgtggagagagaggatacagatgCCATCTACCTGATGAAGAGGTTCATCAACCAGGTGCTGCAAG CGATGGTGTTTGACGGTGTCAGAGTGTTTGGCTACACAGCCTGGTCTCTGGTGGATGGTTTTGAGTGGAACTACGGCTACAGTGTGAGACGAGGCCTGTTCTACCTAGATTTCAGCCAGGCCAACAGAACCAGGGTTCCCAAGACCACTGCTCTGTTCTACAGGCAGGTCATCAAGGACAACGGTTTCCTCAGTGATGAGATCACCGGAGAGGTCAAAGGGCGTTTCCCATGTGACTTCCATTGGGGTGTGGCCGACTCCAGCCTACAG GTCAATTTCTATCCCTTCTCCCCTCAATTCACCGACCCCCACCTGTACAGCTGGAACCTGACAGGGGATGGGGCACTGCGTCCTGTCCAAGGAGTCAACCTCCACATCAGGGAGGCACAGTGCACTGACTACCTGGCCATCAGTGGTCACGTGAGCCTCTTTAAGTCCACAGGGGCATCTCACTACCTCTTCGCCCTCAACTGGTCCCTAATCCTTGCCCAAGGAGATCTGTCTAATGTGGACACAGAGGCCCTAAG GTACTACCGCTGCTTCCTCACCGAACTCCGCAAGCAGGGCCTGGAGGCTGTGGTCACcctctactaccctactaacagagtCCCTCTGCTGGGCTTGCCCGGCCCGCTGCATGCCTCTGGCGGCTGGCTGAACCAGAGCACGGTGGAGGCCTTCCAGAGATACGCAGCCCTCTGCTACAGGGAGCTGGGGCCCTGGGTGAGCTACTGGATTACCATCAATGAGCCCAACAGACTAGTGGATGCCTACAAGATCGGGGAGGAGCAGCATCTGGCAGCCCATAATCTCCTCCTGGCCCACGCTAAGGCCTGGAGGCTTTATGAGAGGGAGTATCTCAGCCAACAGGGAGGACTGGTGTCCCTGGCTCTGCACGCAGACTGGGTAGAACCCGCCAACCCCTTCCTGGAGTCACATGCAACAGCCGCTCAGAGATTCCTGTTGTTTGAGCTTGGTCGTTTCCTAGACCCACTACTagggggcagagagggggagggtaagAGTGGTAGGTACCCTCCAGAGGTGAGGAGGTACTTGGAGGAGAGGGCAAGGGTGATGGGCCTCCCTGGATCCCCACTACCACACTTCACCGCCCGGGAAAAAGAGGAGCTAGGAGGGGCGCTGGGCTTCATTGCACTGAACCACTTCACCACACGTCTTGTGTCACCACGCCCCCAGTCTCCTCAGACTGCCCCACCTAACCCCCAGCAACCTCCAGACCATGGCTGCCTGCTGATGTCTGACCACACCTGGGCCTCTTCTGGTCTGGAGCAGGCAGTGGTCCCCTGGGGCCTCCGGAGGGTGCTGCGCTGGGTGAAGGAGAGGTATGGAGGGGCCCTGCCTGTTGTAGTCACAGCCAGTGGGGTGGACGACCAGGCCCCTGTAAATGATCTGCTCAGGCAGCACTACATCAGAAATTACCTACAGGAGGCCCTCAAAG CTCGCCAGTTGGATGGAGTCAACCTAAAGGGCTTCTACGTCTGGAAGCTGCAGGATCGACACGTCCCTGAGTTCGGCCTCTTCACCTCTTCCCACCACAAGTCCCGACCCAAAGCCTCCATCGCAGCCTACAGAGAGATCATCGAGCGCAGcggtttccctggcaacaacgtCACATCCTCCTGTAGGATCATTGACCGCAGGGCGGTGTGTTCCATCTGCGCTCGCATCTCAGAGAACAAACTGCTGCTGTTCTTCGCTGCATGTCTCCTCCTTACGTTAGCTATGCTGGTGGGGGTCGTCATCGTCGTCGTCAGGGGGAagaggactaggaggaggaggagggtgggttTGCCGGTGTGTCCCATCCCGCTCGGGAGGAAGTGTCAGCCGTGGGAGAGAGTGTCACTACAGAGTGTGACGGATAGGATCCGCGTGGTCCGCTGTTAG
- the tlr1 gene encoding toll-like receptor 1 precursor (The RefSeq protein has 5 substitutions compared to this genomic sequence) has product MRAVAVTLWAVAALMGVHQSTPSSSEIQTLIVNLSSRNISAVPRNLPPCTEALDLSQNNIHKLGREDFQVTTHLRFLNLSWNVLEDIDPETFHPTPLLESLDLSHNQLQNLSDQRYLLLALNLRDLDLTFNMFHTMTLGVEFHSLTKLERLGLGAKIIRVEDFINITDVHLQTLTLRLENLTAYDSGSLSDVQAEKVSIGLTNKPTDRNLIADALLMFNEVELMGMNINGLVASYVVELVKERRAVNTTHLYLTNMAITWKHLTNTINAVFESPIIHLSTSDVAIHIPPVSDTPGRNTSHTKSFSARRAGVVSFFFSLEVLCNFFINMPVERLAMTETSIIHMTCPKLPSGILQLDFSDCALADTVFSRVEQQITVECTTLNKVNILVLRGNNLRSLQTLSKRVQNMISLRHLDLSLNSLVYSGQECHWPPNIVHLNLSSNGLSESVFSCLPNGTVSLDLQNNQISTVPETLLALDSLLALDLSANRLRDLPVCAGFPHLKYLLLRENSLHAPSVRVLETCPVLQVLDASRNPFTCTCGLRGFSDLGAGTGLGSGHPAIQLLHWPGAYRCSYPEAWRNSTLEGFQIPEISCNVGLLAMAILCPAVAVIIVMVTLCHHLDIPWYLGMIRQWTRAKHRARTQQVRPEELEGVVFHPFVSSTQPDADWVKGQLLPNLEGSGGGLHICRHERDFVPGKTIVENIIQCVERSRRCVFVLSRHFVRSEWCPYELYFASHQRLTRGSDSVILVLLEPLPQYMIPSKYYQLKAMMGRHTYLEWPQDRGKHRLFWANLRAALQADLPTAPVRDDVDE; this is encoded by the coding sequence ATGAGGGCTGTGGCAGTCACCCTCTGGGCCGTGGCTGCGTTAATGGGAGTCCATCAGAGCACCCCCTCCTCCTCAGAAATCCAGACCCTTATTGTCAACCTCTCCTCCAGAAACATATCTGCTGTTCCCAGAAACCTACCTCCATGCACCGAAGCCCTGGACCTCTCCCAGAACAACATACACAAACTTGGCCGTGAGGATTTCCAAGTCACAACTCACCTGAGATTCCTCAACTTGTCTTGGAATGTCTTGGAGGATATCGATCCGGAGACGTTTCATCCCACTCCGCTCCTGGAGAGTCTGGACCTCTCACACAACCAGCTCCAGAACTTATCTGATCAACGGTACTTGCTGTTAGCGTTGAACCTCAGAGACCTAGATCTGACCTTTAACATGTTCCACACCATGACCCTGGGGGTGGAGTTCCACAGCCTGACGAAGCTGGAGAGACTGGGGCTCGGAGCAAAAATCATCAGGGTGGAGGATTTCATCAACATCACTGACGTACACCTGCAAACTTTGACCCTTCGTCTGGAGAATCTCACAGCCTATGACAGTGGCAGCCTGAGTGACGTCCAGGCGGAGAAGGTCAGCATCGGCCTGACGAACAAACCCACCGATCGAAATCTGATCGCAGACGCCCTGTTGATGTTCAACGAGGTTGAGCTGATGGGTATGAACATCAATGGCTTGGTAGCCAGTTACGTGGTGGAACTTGTGAAGGAGAGAAGGGCAGTCAACACCACACATCTTTACCTGACAAATATGGCCATCACCTGGAAGCACCTGACAAACACCATAAACGCTGTGTTCGAATCCCCCATCATCCACCTGAGCACTTCAGACGTGGCCATCCACATTCCACCTGTGAGTGACACCCCAGGAAGAAACACGTCCCACACTAAATCCTTCTCTGCCAGGCGAGCGGGGGTGGTTAGCTTTTTCTTCTCCCTGGAAGTCCTCTGTAACTTCTTCATCAACATGCCGGTGGAGCGCCTGGCGATGACTGAGACATCCATCATACACATGACCTGCCCCAAGTTGCCCAGTGGGATACTGCAGCTAGACTTCTCAGATTGTGCCTTGGCTGATACGGTCTTCTCCAGAGTAGAACAGCAAATCACTGTAGAGTGCACAACCCTGAATAAAGTAAACATCCTGGTTCTGAGAGGGAACAACCTCAGGTCCCTTCAAACCCTGAGCAAGAGGGTCCAGAACATGATCTCTCTGCGTCACCTGGACCTCAGCCTCAACTCGTTGGTTTACAGCGGCCAGGAATGCCACTGGCCACCGAACATTGTCCACCTGAACCTATCCTCCAATGGGCTGAGTGAGTCGGTATTTAGCTGTCTGCCGAATGGCACCGTCAGCCTGGACCTCCAGAACAACCAGATCTCCACTGTACCAGAGACCCTGCTGGCCCTGGACTCCCTCCTGGCTCTGGACCTGAGTGCCAACCGGCTGAGGGACCTCCCGGTGTGCGCTGGATTCCCACACCTTAAGTATCTCCTTCTCAGGGAAAACTCCCTCCATGCCCCATCTGTGAGAGTTCTGGAAACTTGCCCTGTTCTACAGGTTCTAGATGCCAGCCGAAACCCCTTCACCTGTACGTGTGGCCTGAGGGGCTTCAGCGATCTGGGTGCTGGGACTGGCCTGGGCAGCGGACACCCTGCAATCCAACTTCTCCACTGGCCAGGAGCCTATCGCTGCAGCTATCCCGAAGCCTGGAGGAACTCCACACTGGAGGGCTTCCAGATCCCTGAGATCTCCTGCAATGTCGGCCTGCTGGCAATGGCCATCTTGTGCCCGGCAGTGGCTGTTATCATTGTTATGGTGACTCTGTGTCACCACCTGGACATTCCATGGTACCTGGGCATGATCCGGCAGTGGACCCGGGCAAAGCACCGTGCCAGGACCCAGCAGGTCCGGCCCGAGGAACTGGAGGGGGTGGTGTTCCACGCCTTTGTGTCCTACAGCCAGCATGATGCAGATTGGGTCAAGGGCCAGCTCTTGCCTAATCTGGAAGGCTCCGGCGGGGGCCTCCACATCTGCCGCCATGAGAGGGACTTCGTCCCGGGGAAGACGATCGTGGAGAACATCATCCAATGCGTGGAGAGGAGCCGGCGCTGTGTGTTTGTCCTCTCTCGCCACTTCGTCCGGAGCGAGTGGTGCCACTATGAGCTCTACTTTGCCAGCCACCAGCGGTTGACCCGAGGGTCTGACAGTGTGAT